The Saccharomyces cerevisiae S288C chromosome VII, complete sequence genome includes a region encoding these proteins:
- a CDS encoding uncharacterized protein (hypothetical protein; identified by sequence comparison with hemiascomycetous yeast species): protein MSGYFNHLSSNAHFANIQADQGFIGDATGTSSDHGSSGMVDFALQLGELSLEEKILKEFTLFQSKNMDLLQETATACPSTNPSLRQSRIQGW, encoded by the coding sequence ATGTCTGGATACTTCAACCATCTTTCTTCGAATGCACATTTCGCAAATATTCAAGCCGATCAGGGCTTCATAGGTGATGCTACTGGCACAAGCAGCGATCATGGCAGTAGTGGCATGGTTGATTTTGCCCTACAACTCGGAGAACTGAGCCTAGAAGAGAAAATACTTAAAGAGTTCACCTTATTCCAGAGCAAGAACATGGACTTATTGCAAGAGACGGCGACGGCGTGTCCGAGTACTAATCCTTCCTTGAGACAGAGCCGAATTCAAGGCTGGTGA
- the RTS3 gene encoding Rts3p (Putative component of the protein phosphatase type 2A complex) — translation MIATSRAVNMNKESKHKKAVAKPCRERQTSVTRAMRPAVARDPRRLSTSSSPSSSPMSAQRRLSREEIINEMEKEQDAIVVRLLREIETLKEENSRLKNQLHHPVPARRSSPFFEGESAILDDDDCNYGYTLDTPKLKLTDGASRHTVLPLTPKDSMTHISHSARRSSRNASISNGTSISDTIFPIETKIHSAPTTNRNLPSADLPHHTLLPRSLSGISSSDLTESGALLHDRRRRSSNYSLDGSNSLKADLMAKRFQTGSLK, via the coding sequence ATGATCGCTACCTCCAGAGCCGTAAACATGAATAAAGAATCAAAACACAAGAAGGCTGTTGCCAAACCATGCAGAGAGAGACAAACTTCAGTTACAAGAGCCATGAGACCAGCTGTAGCACGTGATCCTCGCAGACTTTCGACGTCGTCGTCTCCTTCTTCGTCACCAATGTCAGCACAGAGAAGGCTTTCGAGggaagaaataataaacGAAATGGAAAAGGAGCAAGACGCTATTGTAGTAAGACTTCTACGGGAAattgaaactttaaaagaagaaaactctaggttaaaaaatcaactgCACCATCCGGTCCCGGCTAGAAGGTCGTCTCCATTTTTCGAAGGCGAGTCTGCCATCctagatgatgatgactgCAATTATGGTTACACCCTCGACACTCCAAAGCTAAAGCTCACAGATGGTGCATCCAGACACACCGTACTTCCCTTAACACCCAAGGACTCCATGACCCACATTTCCCATTCCGCCAGAAGGTCAAGCCGGAACGCTTCCATATCTAACGGAACAAGCATCTCAGACACGATTTTCCCCATTGAGACTAAAATCCACTCAGCACCAACAACAAACAGAAACCTTCCCTCCGCCGATCTTCCACATCACACTCTTCTTCCACGTTCTCTAAGCGGCATTTCGTCTAGCGATTTAACCGAATCCGGTGCTCTTCTTCATGACAGGAGAAGGCGTTCTTCCAATTACAGTCTCGATGGCTCAAACTCTTTAAAGGCTGATCTCATGGCAAAGAGATTCCAAACTGGTTCATTGAAATAG